Proteins co-encoded in one Haladaptatus sp. ZSTT2 genomic window:
- a CDS encoding NADH-ubiquinone oxidoreductase-F iron-sulfur binding region domain-containing protein has protein sequence MADTQGVVGRSSILRVCGDGEASDRLRAVAAQTATDTPVVAVSSTGLSGIEPLVALTRDGATEFYIQPDDDTLSDAISAFEDGTLADDHADFSVPHEETQWTFPVPESGPLSVGVRRTLGRCGWVVPDAPADYDAFAFRHAQEVSEKATTRLRTLGLLGRGRGDGRTDQSIIEAWDTARETAGDPVVVVNANESDPRNQTDRTLLCGAPIDIIDAALAVAQVVGEDEAADVVFYLNETDELSQRRVRDAVAALEAAFDLPTTPEVVSGPDRFIAGEMTMALEAMEGNDRLEARLRPPSPAAYGLYGRPTVIHTPRTLAQVREAILSPDHFDADSADPGTRLVTVTGGEASATVELASDDSLSAVQDAVSFSESLKLACVGGQFGGLTRTLDVAANAPALLDANLGTDGAVELFGTHTCPVALAGTRSRFAAEENCGRCVPCREGSTQLVTLLRSVYDGDYDDGKIRELARVMRETSTCDFGQMASRPVTTAMAAFENDFIEHAAGRCPTGVCEEV, from the coding sequence ATGGCAGACACACAGGGTGTGGTGGGGCGCTCCTCGATACTTCGGGTCTGTGGCGACGGCGAGGCTAGCGACCGGCTCAGGGCCGTGGCCGCGCAGACGGCGACAGACACACCAGTCGTTGCCGTGAGTTCGACCGGCCTGTCCGGCATCGAACCGCTCGTCGCGCTCACCCGCGATGGCGCGACCGAGTTCTACATACAACCGGACGACGACACGCTTTCTGACGCGATTTCCGCATTCGAAGACGGGACGCTCGCAGACGACCACGCAGATTTCTCCGTGCCCCACGAGGAGACACAGTGGACGTTCCCCGTCCCCGAGTCAGGACCGCTCTCGGTCGGGGTGCGACGCACCCTCGGCCGCTGTGGCTGGGTCGTCCCGGATGCACCCGCAGATTACGACGCCTTTGCGTTCAGACACGCGCAGGAGGTAAGTGAGAAGGCAACCACGCGACTTCGAACGCTTGGCCTGCTCGGGCGTGGACGCGGCGACGGCCGCACCGACCAATCCATCATCGAGGCGTGGGACACCGCCCGAGAAACCGCGGGCGACCCGGTCGTGGTCGTGAATGCAAACGAGAGCGACCCGCGAAACCAGACCGACCGAACCCTGCTCTGTGGTGCGCCCATCGACATCATCGACGCCGCGCTCGCTGTCGCGCAGGTGGTGGGCGAAGACGAAGCTGCAGATGTGGTGTTCTACCTAAACGAAACGGACGAACTCTCCCAACGCCGGGTGCGAGATGCGGTCGCCGCCCTCGAAGCCGCGTTCGACCTGCCAACGACACCCGAAGTCGTCTCTGGCCCCGACCGCTTCATCGCCGGTGAGATGACAATGGCGCTCGAAGCCATGGAGGGCAACGACCGCCTCGAAGCGCGACTCCGGCCGCCATCGCCCGCCGCGTACGGGTTGTACGGCCGTCCCACCGTCATTCACACGCCGCGTACGCTCGCACAGGTGCGCGAGGCAATACTGTCACCCGACCACTTTGACGCAGACAGCGCAGACCCCGGCACACGCCTCGTGACCGTGACGGGTGGCGAAGCGAGCGCAACCGTCGAACTCGCTTCCGACGATTCGCTCTCTGCGGTTCAGGATGCAGTCTCCTTCTCCGAGTCGCTCAAACTCGCCTGCGTTGGCGGGCAGTTCGGTGGCCTCACGCGAACGCTCGACGTTGCTGCGAATGCACCCGCACTTTTGGACGCGAATCTAGGCACCGATGGAGCCGTCGAACTGTTCGGCACGCACACCTGCCCGGTCGCGCTCGCAGGGACGCGCTCGCGCTTCGCTGCAGAGGAAAACTGCGGGCGGTGCGTGCCGTGTCGTGAGGGGTCGACGCAGTTGGTGACCCTGCTCAGGAGCGTCTACGATGGCGACTATGACGACGGAAAAATCCGTGAATTGGCTCGCGTCATGCGCGAGACGAGTACGTGCGACTTCGGCCAGATGGCCTCGCGGCCGGTGACGACGGCGATGGCCGCCTTCGAGAACGACTTTATCGAACACGCCGCCGGGCGCTGTCCGACCGGCGTGTGCGAGGAGGTGTGA
- a CDS encoding sensor histidine kinase — protein MLSVGALALLVLFATEVPLLSEKASFMLPVAVGIGANAGFIIGTNEARAIQQAEASARAELSAEFAEAERVRLEHLNDLLRHDILNSVMVIQAMAGVLLESNPDETARDRLERIRRQSDLVTELIQNVRVLAQLPTDEYELEAVDLTEILTVEIAALNEAYPAATIDLTIPEHAYVHADALVGSIFMNLVRNGIVHNDSDAPHVSLTVTKADDTVSVRVEDNGPGLPSYVMDTLFEQQEHTDHGLGLYLVKTLVEKYDGTISLSSTGDEGTVFTVTLSAVSASDALSIRQ, from the coding sequence ATGCTCTCTGTGGGAGCCTTGGCTTTGCTCGTCCTCTTTGCAACTGAGGTTCCTCTACTGAGTGAGAAAGCGAGTTTCATGCTGCCAGTGGCTGTGGGTATCGGGGCGAACGCGGGCTTCATCATCGGCACGAACGAAGCCCGTGCGATACAGCAAGCAGAGGCAAGCGCCCGGGCAGAACTCTCAGCCGAGTTCGCAGAGGCAGAACGCGTCCGTCTCGAACACCTAAACGACCTGTTGCGCCACGACATCCTGAACTCGGTGATGGTGATTCAAGCGATGGCAGGTGTTCTCCTCGAATCGAATCCCGACGAAACCGCCCGCGACCGCCTCGAACGAATTCGCCGCCAGAGCGACCTCGTCACCGAACTCATCCAGAACGTGCGGGTCCTCGCCCAGCTACCGACCGACGAATACGAACTCGAAGCAGTCGACCTCACGGAAATTCTTACGGTCGAAATAGCAGCGCTCAACGAAGCGTACCCGGCTGCGACAATCGACCTCACGATACCGGAGCACGCCTACGTCCACGCAGACGCGCTGGTCGGGTCGATATTCATGAACCTCGTCAGAAACGGCATCGTCCACAACGACAGCGACGCACCGCACGTCTCGCTCACCGTGACGAAAGCCGACGATACCGTGTCGGTTCGCGTCGAAGACAACGGCCCCGGCCTCCCTTCGTACGTCATGGACACCCTGTTCGAACAGCAAGAACACACAGACCACGGCCTCGGCCTCTACCTCGTGAAAACTCTCGTAGAGAAGTACGACGGAACCATCTCGCTCTCCTCGACGGGCGACGAAGGAACGGTGTTTACCGTCACGCTCTCGGCGGTCAGCGCCTCCGACGCGCTCTCGATTAGACAGTAA